In the genome of Arachis stenosperma cultivar V10309 chromosome 2, arast.V10309.gnm1.PFL2, whole genome shotgun sequence, the window GGTTGATCCTCTTTGAACCCATTAAGACTGCTTCTTTTGTTTCATCAATTTCCTTCACGTTTAGTCTCTTCATCAAAATATTTAGAAGCCGTTTGATTAAAGCTTCGGATTTCTTCATGTATTCTAGTGCTTCATTCCTACAAATTATTTATAGTTCATGCATGCAACAAAATTAAGTTAGAGTTAAGTAATGGAGTTATTTTTAGGTAAAGACTCAGGtacaattatatttatataaatttgatagatgataattattaaatttgtcaAATTATGTAATGGTTTTTAAATATTGGCTTCATcgtataaaaataattatatgtaaattttcaTCCAATTTTTAAAGTTTACTGGCTTctaaaattatacataaataattaatataataattcaaTTAACAATAGAAGAGAGACAACAGTTTTCTTAGTTTGAGTTGTGTAataaatttcatttttttttgtgtatacttttttctttaggtaataaaaattattagatttttttaatattcaccACTTCTAATtgcttttataaaaaaatggtGTACTATGTTTTAAACATACACAAGAGTAGCAGTGTATATAAAATACAACTCACCAAACTTGTTATATATACACATATGATGACTCAGTAGTAATATTATTATTcatcatatttatatataaatttaatttaggtaaaatttatatttcatacataaattaaataatatattattttaactcaTCAAATACaattagataataataaaattatgcTTTTGACAAACATATAGTCAATATCTTATTAGAAAGTAGCATGCACTTGTGGCTAAAAAGAAGGTGTTATACTatattgttaattaattaaacaagaaacaataataatgtATTAAATTAAGTAACTAACTATACCTGCATGCATAAGGCCATGTAGCTATAGCCTCATCCTCAGAAACATAGAAGAGACTAAGATAATCTTTCCACTCCAAAGCCTTCTCAGCTTGAGGGCTAAAGCTTGATCCATACCTCACATGCTTAGTTGGTGAATTCTCTTTTGTGTACTTCACTTTCTCCTCTGCTGCCAACTCATAGAATCTATAAGTTGCATCCTTCACATTCTCAAGAACTTGTGTGGGGACACCATGGTTGATTACTTGAAAGAATCCCCATTTTTCAGCTGCATCACAAATTGCATCTTCCACAtcacaattattattattattggacaTGTCAATTATGGGAATTGATTCTTGAGGCACAACTTTATTGGTCATCATGCTCATTCTCTCCTCTAGTGGTTGGATGTATTGTTTTGGAAGGGTTTTTAGGCCCATTTCATAGAGACCCTTTACTCCATTTCCTTGGATCATAACAAATTCATTTAGATCTGAGGGGCTATCCATCATCATAGACCTTGTTGGTGCCATAGCTTGATGAGGATTAAGAAATAATAGCTCAGTGCCTGCAATTATTTTGGTTATTTTGGGAATTGGTGTGACTTTGTTGCTTGGAAAACTCATTTCATGCACAAGTATTTATATGCAAGAATTTGGATACTATGTTAACAGCTATACCACACTGGTTGACCGTACAATAGAGTTAACTAACCATAGTCTAATACACACTCTAAGAACAAGTAGTACATTTGTTCAGTTGCCTATAGTAGTATTTTTCAACCCGACGTAACAAGAACTAATTCGTTGCATATTTACGcaattggataaaataagaaatgaagatataagggagagagttggagtagcatcTATTGTCGAAAAggtggttgaatcgcgtctcaggtggtttagacatgtgagaagaagaccgatagaacatccagtcagaagggtggatgagatggaagatggacaaagggcAAAAGGCAGaagaagacctaagaagactatccatgaggtggtcaaacgagatctacatgtaaacggtctctctgtagacatgatacatgacagagcataataacgtcgtttgattcatgtagccgaccccacttagtgggacaagactttgttgttgttgttgtatttaagcctttttttttttaatttactaatGTCTAATGAGTTGCTACATACATAAAATATGATGCAAATATCTTATACTTATTTAAACAGACAAGTAAATTGACTAGCTACTCGATCAACTCAAATTGGTtgcaataaattaaataatacactAACC includes:
- the LOC130961873 gene encoding feruloyl CoA ortho-hydroxylase F6H1-3-like, with the protein product MAPTRSMMMDSPSDLNEFVMIQGNGVKGLYEMGLKTLPKQYIQPLEERMSMMTNKVVPQESIPIIDMSNNNNNCDVEDAICDAAEKWGFFQVINHGVPTQVLENVKDATYRFYELAAEEKVKYTKENSPTKHVRYGSSFSPQAEKALEWKDYLSLFYVSEDEAIATWPYACRNEALEYMKKSEALIKRLLNILMKRLNVKEIDETKEAVLMGSKRINLNYYPVCPNHDLTVAIGRHSDVSTLTILLQDQTGGLFVRTEDRRGWIHVPPIPGALVINIGDALQIMSNGRYKSIEHRVTANGSKTRVSVPIFVNPRPSDVIGPFLEVLASDGEKAKYKNVLYSDYVKHFFRKAHDGKMTIEYAKIT